Proteins encoded in a region of the Mucilaginibacter sabulilitoris genome:
- a CDS encoding ArsR/SmtB family transcription factor, whose product MSTCSRIFADTTQINNCKELLQLKQPVFTELAHVISLSGNEVRLKILFLLQQENELCPCDLSDILGMTIPAISQHLRKLKDGNIIKSRKSGQTIFYSLCDTSLLLPLFNLLQTPLTTESI is encoded by the coding sequence ATGAGTACGTGTAGCCGAATTTTTGCCGATACAACGCAGATTAATAATTGCAAAGAATTACTTCAACTAAAACAGCCTGTTTTTACCGAACTTGCTCACGTCATATCGTTATCAGGGAATGAGGTTCGGCTAAAAATACTTTTCCTTTTACAACAGGAAAATGAACTTTGCCCATGTGACCTAAGTGATATATTAGGTATGACCATCCCTGCAATCTCTCAGCATCTTCGCAAACTTAAGGATGGAAATATTATCAAGTCACGCAAGAGCGGGCAGACAATCTTCTACTCACTTTGTGATACAAGTCTATTGCTGCCTTTGTTTAACCTATTGCAAACCCCTTTAACAACTGAATCAATATGA
- a CDS encoding DUF4099 domain-containing protein, whose amino-acid sequence MQRQQFKREELPMEQLQQLGLANWNVLHIDDDDLAALLNGRRTDMLRLENLEQQGLHIPALDAKLSLRRNEDGGVELLAHPIYKYAEGPEYLTDTEIESLEKGDAVNVVKTITEDGGAKREVLVEFDKETNEFIVVDTGKVEPPEEINGIPLTKKQKENYRKGKEVETEDGTTIQYSAKDKQAIRADRLALIASVLIDGGVSYVLFKGLNALFNKPQHKEPGRNFHKAFAQLSEAEAKQVAPAVKPENDTDEEISETISR is encoded by the coding sequence ATGCAAAGACAACAATTTAAAAGGGAGGAACTCCCAATGGAGCAACTTCAACAATTAGGACTAGCCAATTGGAATGTACTGCATATCGATGATGATGACCTGGCGGCTTTGCTTAATGGTCGCCGGACAGATATGCTGCGCCTGGAAAACCTCGAACAGCAGGGCCTGCATATTCCGGCATTGGATGCGAAGCTTTCCTTAAGGCGTAATGAAGACGGTGGGGTTGAACTTTTAGCACATCCGATATATAAATACGCTGAAGGGCCGGAATACCTGACGGATACCGAGATAGAGAGCCTCGAAAAAGGCGATGCGGTGAACGTGGTCAAAACCATTACAGAAGACGGTGGGGCTAAACGTGAGGTATTGGTGGAATTTGATAAGGAAACCAATGAGTTTATTGTCGTAGACACCGGCAAAGTTGAGCCGCCGGAAGAGATCAACGGCATACCGCTGACGAAGAAGCAAAAGGAAAATTACCGCAAGGGTAAGGAAGTCGAGACCGAAGACGGTACGACCATCCAGTATTCCGCTAAAGACAAGCAGGCCATCCGCGCTGACCGTTTGGCCCTGATCGCTTCAGTGCTGATCGACGGAGGTGTTTCTTACGTGTTGTTTAAAGGTTTGAATGCTTTGTTTAACAAGCCGCAGCATAAAGAACCGGGCAGGAACTTTCATAAAGCATTTGCGCAGCTCTCCGAAGCAGAAGCGAAACAGGTCGCACCGGCAGTAAAGCCGGAAAATGATACCGATGAAGAAATTTCCGAAACGATCAGCCGCTGA
- a CDS encoding M23 family metallopeptidase — protein MKLFCCCLLALPLRYLVLTSGYGYRVHPVTGRFCFHSGIDLRARHDTVFAVMPGRIAFTGYDRVTGVYIRLASRDFTLLYGHLSQVFVLAGDSVNSGTPLGITGSSGRVTGEHLHFSASYRQVPVNPLLFLRGLMNNQLTNK, from the coding sequence ATGAAATTATTTTGCTGCTGCCTGCTGGCTTTGCCGCTGCGGTACCTGGTATTGACATCGGGCTACGGTTACAGGGTTCATCCTGTCACCGGGCGGTTCTGTTTTCATTCAGGCATTGATCTCCGCGCAAGGCATGATACTGTTTTCGCGGTGATGCCCGGCCGTATTGCTTTTACCGGCTATGACCGTGTGACAGGTGTATATATCCGCCTCGCAAGCCGTGACTTTACCCTGCTATATGGTCATTTATCCCAGGTCTTTGTCCTGGCGGGAGATTCGGTTAATTCCGGCACGCCGCTGGGGATCACCGGTTCATCCGGCCGCGTAACGGGAGAACATCTGCATTTCAGCGCCAGCTACAGACAGGTTCCTGTCAACCCGCTGCTTTTTCTGCGGGGCCTAATGAATAATCAATTAACAAATAAATAA
- a CDS encoding zincin-like metallopeptidase domain-containing protein, producing the protein MSTPFKPLSEQITGKMIADLKAGTSIFQRPNNSLNSALPFNIESGHRYAGPSALILLMQKRDDPRWGTSNQANRNHTAVVKGSTGTLIQFMSNYEYQKMVDNEGQPVLKENGKQRTERIKLDEPKQVDAWLFNGEQMRKLEKWEKEPNILSPAERAQAILDNSKAVIENGGEDMFYDRQLDAIIIPEMEQFASPEQYYAEALHQLAHWTAAENRLNRPLVGEAGEFVMIREELRTNLASLLLSKELNLPYELNYHEGFVSSWAQIMKDEPSELFKAASDAQKIADHILGFEQQIEEKQEADQSAQEEHGNEAGKTAESGVDVAKIDPTKLTEGEVIPHNGTEFKVIKAQKNNVYQMQDLGSERKFKMSAKDELFGLLLDARNTSQEITASRDVSAEEAAYHETEAVEQFLDEQYRIER; encoded by the coding sequence ATGAGTACACCGTTTAAACCCCTATCCGAACAGATCACAGGAAAAATGATCGCGGACCTGAAAGCCGGAACTTCCATCTTTCAACGGCCAAACAACAGTTTAAACTCGGCATTGCCGTTCAACATCGAAAGCGGCCACCGCTATGCCGGGCCATCGGCTTTAATTTTGCTAATGCAGAAGCGGGACGACCCGCGCTGGGGCACCTCTAATCAGGCCAACCGAAACCATACGGCGGTGGTCAAGGGCAGCACCGGAACACTGATCCAGTTTATGTCCAATTATGAATACCAGAAAATGGTGGACAACGAAGGTCAGCCCGTTTTAAAAGAGAACGGCAAGCAACGTACCGAGCGCATCAAACTGGACGAACCGAAACAGGTTGATGCCTGGCTCTTTAATGGTGAGCAGATGCGCAAGCTCGAAAAATGGGAAAAAGAGCCAAACATTCTTTCACCCGCTGAACGTGCGCAGGCGATACTGGATAACAGTAAAGCTGTGATCGAAAATGGCGGCGAGGATATGTTCTATGACCGCCAGTTAGATGCGATCATTATCCCGGAGATGGAACAATTTGCCAGCCCGGAACAGTATTATGCCGAAGCGCTGCACCAACTGGCCCATTGGACAGCAGCAGAGAACCGGCTGAACCGTCCGCTTGTAGGCGAGGCGGGTGAATTTGTGATGATCCGGGAGGAATTGCGGACGAACCTGGCCTCTTTGCTGTTAAGCAAAGAACTGAACCTGCCCTATGAACTGAATTACCACGAGGGCTTTGTCAGTTCCTGGGCACAGATAATGAAGGATGAGCCTTCCGAATTATTTAAAGCCGCATCGGACGCGCAAAAGATCGCGGATCATATCCTCGGGTTTGAACAGCAGATCGAAGAAAAACAGGAAGCTGACCAAAGCGCGCAGGAAGAACATGGGAACGAAGCCGGAAAGACAGCCGAATCCGGGGTCGATGTGGCAAAGATCGATCCAACCAAACTCACCGAAGGCGAAGTCATACCCCACAACGGCACCGAATTCAAAGTGATTAAGGCGCAGAAGAACAATGTTTACCAGATGCAGGATTTAGGCAGCGAGCGTAAATTTAAAATGAGCGCGAAAGATGAACTGTTCGGCTTATTGCTGGACGCCCGAAATACCTCGCAGGAGATTACCGCCAGCAGGGATGTTTCTGCCGAAGAAGCTGCTTATCATGAAACAGAGGCCGTTGAACAATTCCTGGATGAACAATACCGGATAGAACGCTAA
- a CDS encoding restriction endonuclease, which produces MNNHSPGNVDLWFVTETDVRNAANGIPFTPGYSIYAYFWLRRRLDENTMEGWIGRIDKMENFHCSIDTTYTYFSDYRANKKIYVTLDKTAFFEIDEIFPSKPLLFLLKRIKFKPDAKQAASAAVTATVHRLQFHLLGGNSFEHLVFAFLQQTGDWKSIEWIGESGQDKGKDIWAEKDNDTHCFQCANYQQLTFAKIVTDMDKLAQHETVPGHLTIVCGGKVTDGLRQKTKSYGLSKGFGTVTIWSGPELEEKIRKQSPEILLRFFEGHAFP; this is translated from the coding sequence ATGAATAATCATTCCCCCGGCAACGTTGATTTATGGTTTGTAACTGAAACTGATGTGCGTAATGCCGCAAATGGCATACCATTCACACCGGGTTACTCTATTTATGCTTATTTCTGGTTAAGAAGAAGGTTGGACGAAAACACGATGGAAGGATGGATCGGGCGTATTGATAAAATGGAAAACTTTCATTGTAGTATTGATACAACCTACACTTACTTTAGCGATTACCGCGCCAATAAGAAGATTTATGTCACGCTGGATAAAACCGCGTTTTTCGAGATTGACGAAATATTTCCGTCTAAGCCTTTATTATTCCTATTAAAAAGGATCAAATTTAAGCCGGATGCTAAACAGGCTGCCTCCGCAGCCGTAACCGCTACCGTGCATCGATTACAGTTTCACCTGCTTGGTGGCAACAGCTTTGAACACCTGGTCTTTGCTTTTTTGCAGCAAACCGGAGACTGGAAATCAATCGAGTGGATTGGAGAATCCGGGCAGGACAAGGGGAAAGATATTTGGGCAGAAAAGGATAATGACACACATTGCTTTCAATGCGCTAATTATCAACAGCTGACTTTTGCGAAAATTGTTACTGATATGGATAAATTGGCTCAACACGAAACGGTACCTGGCCATTTGACCATTGTATGTGGTGGTAAAGTAACTGATGGACTAAGGCAAAAAACCAAATCCTACGGTTTATCAAAAGGTTTCGGCACCGTTACGATATGGAGCGGGCCGGAACTGGAAGAAAAAATACGAAAACAATCGCCTGAAATTCTACTACGTTTTTTTGAAGGCCATGCGTTTCCGTAA
- the merTP gene encoding mercuric transport protein MerTP: protein MITTNANKSWIPGLLAALTASLCCITPVVALLGGVSGMASSFSWIEPARPYLISFTILVFAFTWYQRLNKKTQTNDCCEVRATSFWQSKKLLLIVTVLSAILITFPYYSSVLYCAPKQSSAITIQQNNLKWVQLTVRGMGCADCTKHIDGVLSKVPGVVKVSTSFEKAQTSVNYDPKKTSAGSLKNKITQIGYQVTSVK, encoded by the coding sequence ATGATCACCACCAATGCCAATAAAAGTTGGATACCAGGTTTACTTGCTGCGTTAACTGCATCACTATGCTGCATTACACCGGTTGTGGCTCTATTAGGCGGAGTTAGCGGGATGGCTTCATCTTTTTCATGGATTGAACCGGCAAGACCCTACCTAATTAGTTTTACAATACTCGTATTCGCATTTACTTGGTATCAGCGGCTGAACAAAAAAACACAAACTAATGATTGTTGTGAGGTAAGGGCCACTTCCTTTTGGCAATCAAAAAAGCTTTTACTGATCGTTACCGTGCTATCCGCGATATTGATAACCTTCCCTTATTACTCATCTGTATTATATTGCGCTCCTAAACAATCTTCTGCAATTACAATTCAACAAAATAATTTGAAATGGGTACAACTTACTGTCAGGGGAATGGGTTGTGCAGATTGTACCAAACATATCGATGGAGTGCTATCCAAAGTTCCTGGCGTAGTTAAAGTGTCTACTTCTTTTGAAAAAGCGCAGACTTCTGTTAATTACGATCCTAAAAAAACGTCGGCAGGCAGCCTGAAAAACAAAATCACACAAATAGGTTATCAGGTTACTTCCGTTAAATAA
- a CDS encoding type IV secretion system DNA-binding domain-containing protein: MSIALEAAIFVYLKAPFWGFFYGPVEKLSHVLIYSNLLYSKLATLLLICLVSIGTLAKKKQELDPKLHILYPLALGLLLFFGGAFLYGRAGSLAFVYTTWWNLGYMLCSLFGAILVSVSMDNVSKMIRSGLGKDIWNVEGESFMQPVKPVVTPYSVNIPMQFYYKNKVRSGWINIVNPFRGTILIGTPGSGKSFGIVNPFIRQMIGKGFCTVVYDYKYPDLGKIAYYHYLLAKQQGKCKGYDFHVINLNDVERSRRTNPWRADYLRSLADASEGAEGLVEAMKKGDKSGGSDQFFTQSAINFLAACIYFFSKHAGGKYSSFPHVLSFLNHSYEDIFNTLFSEPELVSLLSPFKSAYVTKAFPQLEGQIGTLKIFISRLATKETFWVFSGDDFNLKISDKATPGIVVLANDPNTQNINSACYSVVMNRLTKLINSKGNLPSALIIDEIPTLYTYKIENLLAVARSNKVAILMGLQELPQFNQHYGKDTAATITAVVGNVLAGSVRNKETLDWLERLFGKNKQIGESLSIDRNKTSTSLQEKLEPLIPAGKMASLNTGEMVGLIAADVQEVYTGKFETSAINCKVNLSAAELSAEEAGYRELPVYYDFAGRKEEILRENFMRINSEVDTIVESFRKPIPQVQVLPKGSMKQIAQPK; this comes from the coding sequence GTGTCCATAGCACTCGAGGCCGCTATATTTGTTTATCTGAAAGCCCCATTCTGGGGCTTTTTTTATGGGCCGGTAGAAAAACTGAGCCATGTGCTTATTTACAGTAATTTACTGTACAGCAAGCTGGCAACACTGCTGCTGATCTGCCTGGTCAGCATAGGTACCTTAGCCAAAAAGAAACAGGAGCTTGATCCCAAACTGCATATCCTTTACCCTCTGGCTTTGGGGCTGCTTCTGTTCTTTGGCGGGGCATTTTTATATGGCCGTGCCGGTTCCTTAGCCTTTGTTTATACCACCTGGTGGAACTTAGGTTATATGCTTTGTTCGCTGTTTGGGGCTATCCTCGTCAGCGTTTCGATGGATAATGTTTCCAAGATGATCCGCTCCGGCTTGGGCAAGGATATCTGGAATGTAGAGGGCGAAAGCTTTATGCAGCCAGTCAAGCCGGTGGTTACGCCTTATTCGGTGAATATCCCCATGCAGTTTTATTACAAGAACAAAGTACGTTCGGGCTGGATCAATATCGTCAATCCCTTTCGGGGCACGATCCTGATCGGTACGCCGGGGTCAGGCAAGTCCTTTGGCATCGTCAACCCCTTCATCCGGCAGATGATCGGTAAAGGATTTTGTACAGTAGTCTACGATTATAAGTATCCCGATCTCGGAAAGATCGCTTATTACCACTACCTGTTAGCCAAGCAGCAGGGTAAGTGCAAGGGCTATGATTTTCATGTGATTAACTTAAACGATGTGGAGCGCAGCCGCCGTACCAATCCCTGGCGGGCCGATTACCTGCGTTCACTGGCTGATGCTTCCGAGGGTGCCGAGGGGTTAGTGGAAGCGATGAAAAAGGGGGATAAATCGGGCGGCAGCGACCAGTTCTTCACCCAATCGGCTATTAACTTCTTAGCAGCTTGCATTTATTTTTTTTCCAAACATGCGGGGGGCAAATATTCCAGCTTTCCGCATGTGTTGTCCTTTTTGAACCATTCCTACGAGGATATTTTTAATACGCTTTTTTCTGAGCCGGAACTGGTTTCATTATTATCACCTTTCAAAAGCGCTTACGTCACTAAAGCCTTTCCGCAATTGGAAGGGCAGATCGGTACCCTGAAGATATTTATCAGCCGCTTAGCCACGAAAGAGACCTTTTGGGTCTTTTCGGGAGATGATTTCAATTTGAAGATATCGGACAAGGCCACGCCCGGTATCGTGGTGCTGGCGAACGACCCCAATACGCAAAACATCAACTCGGCCTGTTATTCGGTGGTGATGAACCGTCTGACCAAGCTGATCAACAGCAAAGGCAATCTGCCCTCGGCTTTGATCATTGACGAGATTCCGACATTATATACTTACAAGATCGAAAACCTTTTGGCAGTGGCCAGGAGTAATAAGGTCGCCATATTGATGGGTTTACAGGAGCTGCCGCAGTTCAATCAGCATTACGGGAAAGATACCGCTGCTACGATAACCGCAGTCGTAGGCAATGTGCTGGCCGGTTCCGTCAGAAACAAGGAAACATTAGATTGGCTGGAAAGACTGTTTGGCAAGAATAAACAGATCGGTGAAAGCCTGTCCATCGACCGTAATAAAACCTCAACATCGTTACAGGAAAAATTAGAGCCATTGATCCCTGCGGGTAAAATGGCTTCGCTCAATACAGGCGAGATGGTCGGCCTGATCGCTGCCGATGTACAGGAGGTTTATACGGGAAAGTTTGAAACCTCAGCCATCAATTGCAAAGTGAACCTGAGTGCCGCGGAATTAAGCGCAGAAGAAGCGGGCTACCGCGAGCTGCCAGTGTATTATGATTTCGCGGGGCGCAAGGAAGAAATCCTGCGCGAAAACTTTATGCGCATTAACAGCGAGGTCGACACCATTGTCGAATCCTTCCGCAAACCGATCCCGCAGGTACAGGTGCTGCCCAAAGGCAGTATGAAACAGATCGCCCAACCGAAATAA
- a CDS encoding GDCCVxC domain-containing (seleno)protein gives MLKDIQLQSVLTCPNCGHHKEETMPTDSCQYFYECEKCHTNLKPLAGDCCVFCSYGTVKCPPIQQGSSCCS, from the coding sequence ATGCTCAAGGACATTCAATTACAATCCGTGCTTACCTGCCCGAATTGCGGACACCATAAAGAAGAAACAATGCCTACAGATTCCTGCCAGTACTTTTATGAATGTGAAAAGTGTCATACAAACTTAAAACCACTTGCCGGTGACTGCTGTGTTTTTTGCAGTTATGGAACTGTAAAATGTCCCCCTATACAACAAGGATCATCCTGTTGCAGCTGA
- a CDS encoding PH domain-containing protein, with the protein MESFIVDEPQVITIRPAAVFAFVHVLAFMLCSLGFLLLAWRYWPGLVWISLLSAAFGLYRFWFIRSVCYTITPEIIRIRRGIFFKRTDQVELYRVKDYILTQPFLLQVCGLMNLTLKSTDPENPVIWLRGIPASDLVDTLRGYVQQARLNNKIYEIN; encoded by the coding sequence ATGGAATCCTTTATTGTTGATGAGCCGCAGGTGATCACGATCCGGCCTGCAGCGGTGTTTGCCTTTGTGCATGTGCTGGCATTTATGTTGTGCAGCCTGGGCTTTTTGTTACTGGCCTGGCGCTATTGGCCGGGGCTGGTCTGGATCAGTTTACTGTCTGCCGCGTTCGGCCTGTACCGCTTTTGGTTTATCCGCAGTGTTTGTTATACCATCACGCCGGAGATTATCCGCATAAGGCGCGGCATCTTCTTTAAACGCACCGACCAGGTAGAGTTATACAGAGTGAAGGATTACATTTTAACGCAGCCCTTTTTATTGCAGGTCTGCGGCCTGATGAACCTCACGCTGAAAAGTACCGACCCTGAAAATCCCGTCATCTGGCTGCGCGGCATACCGGCATCCGACCTGGTGGATACCCTGCGGGGCTATGTGCAGCAAGCCCGGCTGAACAATAAAATTTATGAGATCAATTAA